The Lampris incognitus isolate fLamInc1 chromosome 15, fLamInc1.hap2, whole genome shotgun sequence genomic interval tgggataggctccagcacccctcaaccctaagttggataagcggcttagataatggatggatggatggaaatctaTTATTTTCGAATTAATTTACCAGACTGATTTTATTTTTCCAGTTTATTGTTTTTACTGACCCATATCTCTCATTGAAAAAGAGGCGTATAGTTTTCACACAGACGATGCAGCCTACATGTGGTTGTTTGTGGGCGATGAGCTGAGGATATGAATCATCCTACTGTATTGACACCCAGGCTGTTCTGCTAGCATACAGTCCCAGATGCCAAAACTTATTATCCTTGCTTTGCTTTAAATTGAAATGATGCCTCAGTTTTTTCCCCTGATAAAGACCAAGAACAAATGTGTCTTTTAATTACAGTAAACTACATGAGGATCAGAGTTATTTGTTCATGTGGTCAGCATTTATCAAGAACTTAAGAGGTAAGAAATATCTATGGTgagactgggggaaaaaaaactattgGTCTGACTATTGACCATGGGACACGTAATGCTCACcagttatttattcattttctttcatttatgttttgtttttgtttttttgaatatCTTATAAAAGGACACTAGATGGCTACATTGGACTCATTTTCAGTTACTCCGCTTCAGTGCGCAATGGTGCCACAGTCTGAGCTGCAAAATGTTGGTTACTTTTCCAGTTGGTCTTGCATCAAAATAAAACTGATGAAAAAAAAGATTGTGTAATACACACAGAATACAAAGACAACAATGTAAAACGGTACACACTGTGACATAATAACTGTTCAAGGGCAGTGGACATTAGGTAGGCTAATCCAGTTGCAGCGCCATTTCACTTTAGTGTGCAAATCATTAAACATGTTCAGCACCTTCATTAGTATTGTATGATAACGAAGTGGTGGCAGCTGGAGGTGGGCGTGGCTAATCTGGACAATGCGAATAATTAACCTCTACCTGTTATGTGTGTGTTCAAAGGGAGTCTGGGAGAAGGCGGGTACAGTAGTTGCTGTGTGGTTATTGATTGAAAACTGGAGCTGTTTAGTTTTTTGGCTCCACCATTTGAACTACAATTCAAAAAAGGATTCAGTAACAGACAACTGAGCTTCTCAAGGTCTGTGGTGATCAGTAAAACTTGGGCAAGTTATTTTGCTGTTCTTGGCATGTAATTCCATCGCAGTGCTTGAGCCTTGTCACACTGAAAATATTACGGATACTCCCAAGTTCTTATTCCCAACCAAACACTTATTCAAAGTAATCAGTTAAGAACGGGAAATCCCAGGAAAATCATTGAAAGTCACCATTATACCCAGTTCATTTCTTGTCTTGCTctgagttgttgttgttggtttttttgggggggggtcattctcTTGATGTCCATATGATTGAGATTCCCATTTAACATGTACAGACAAGTGATAAATAAAGGAAAAATCTGAATGCTTGACCCTTACAGTGAAGAggtccaggggctctgttatgctgtggggggcattttcctggcatggtgtgggtccacttgtccccttagagggaagggtcactgcaaatcaatacaacgtTATTCtgggtgatcacctttatcctatgatgagacatctctatcctggtgggagtggtctcttccaggatgacaatgccctcatccacagggcacgaggggatCACAGATCTCACCagatcaccagatctcaacccagttgagcaCCAATGGGAGCTTTTGGACCGAtgtgttagacagcactctccaccaccatcatcaaaacaccaaatgagggaatatgttTTGGGAGAATGGTGCTCCATCCCCCCAGCAGAATTCAGAGACTTGCAGAACCTATGGCAAGGAGCATTGAaactgttctggaggctcatggtggaCCAAGACCTTACTAATACTTCCTTTGATATGTCACCAGTGGGTATGAAAAGGCTTTAAGCTCCTATCTGTCTACAGTGATGCTGGAAAATTTGTGAACCCATTagaattttctgtatttctgcataCATTTGACCTACATTGTGATCAGATCTTCATCTAAGCCATAAAACTAGATAAAGAGAACCAtttaaacaaataacacaaaaaatTACACTTTATTTATTGAGTAGAATTATTCAACATTGAATATCTTTGTTGGAAAACGTACATGaagctttaataataataataataataataataataataataaatcaaacataTGGcatttttctaacactcaaagccgctttacaataaacggggcgaaacaagacaacagataaacataacacagacatacaggggtggatggggcggggggggggtctacgagagggagaagcggcagccacacacgacgccagcagtactctccaacttaaacagatacaaaagggcaagaaaaacaacagtACTGTAGACgttgtaggggtttactcccgtagcctattcccctcccgaggtatccactaggcagtggcactatttaacccatagctgggggggctggttcgtgggcatcatggaatatccacacaccggtgggcctgcgtaccgcacgtctaggggccagaccccctccgagtcccttgtagttcagccagggtccgagGTGTATCCAGTTAcagtgtgtcgccacgaggaggcgctacatagggcttgctgttggagaggctaatAGTACCGGCAGGGTTAGACTTAACGTGCTCGGACGTTAACGTTAACTTTGGAGCTCATGAAGAAACAGAACAGCGGTACCTCCCGGTGTAGCGTGAAAACAGCTCATAGTcttggtgggcccaaggaccaggtcccctgcccggagctgaggctgaagaggaaacaccgagtgcggtatgacgggatgcggaagctgggcaggctgcTGGCCCATACAGACCGGGACTGTGTCCAAAATCACTCACTAAATTCGCCATTTTGTAGTGCTGTCCAAATGTATAGTGGGAATTATTATACCCTATAGAGTAGACTCAGTgtatcccacaatgcatcgtGAAAAGTAGTGTCACCAACCAAGCAACATATACCATCATCAAGGCACAGGGTTTTCggttttttaccgattttcaccgaaaaatacccagatttttaaacccaTTTTCactcggattttatgtttccacggatccaaaagttgttgcttttcgtgtgaggttatgtaacagtgtcctcttgtggcgaaattcggcatgctggatggcttggaaaaataaaaaccgaaaaccctGAGCCTTGACCGTCATGCATTGCGCTGAAAGAAAAATGGCAGACGGACGAGAGGAGGGAGCGCTGTGAGGGAGAAAGCTGTCATACAAATGTAAGCAATTTTCGGTTCAACTTTGTTAAATTTATTAAATATATCagatacttttacttaagtaaaatgtattattattactatttattaTGGACGGTCCAGCCGATGTTGATCTGGCACGTTCTTTGCCTTCAGTAACGTGTGACCTCCTTGAGCAGCAATAACTTCAACCAAACGTTTTCACTAACTGTTAATTactcctgcacatcggcttggagaaGTTTTGGTCCACTCCTCACAAAATTGCTTCTACTGAATGATGTCGGTGGGCTTCCTGGCTTGCATGAATTGCtttcttcaggtccttccacaacatttctatTGGATTAAGGTCTGGACTTTGATGCATCCATTTCAAAACATTCAATTTCTTCTGCTTTAACCATTCATTGGTAGACTGCCttgtgtgttttgggtcattgtcttgctgcattACCCACTTTCTGTTGCGCTTTAGTTCACGGACTGACACCTTGACATCCTCCTGTAGAATTTGCTGATACAATCCAGAATTCATAGTCCcgtcaatgatggcaagctgtcctggtccagaagcagcaaagcagccccaaaccatgatactgctACCACCATTCTTCATGGTTAGGATGAGGTTCCTGTGTTCGAATGCAGTGTTTGGTTTTTGCCAAACATAGGCCTAACACTTCTCGTTTAAACCAAAATGTTATATTTTGGACTCATCCGTCCACAGAATGttcttccaatagccttctggctcatCCAGCGGTCTTTAGCAAACTTaagacaggcagcaatgttctttgtgGCTTCCTCCATGCTTTCCTGCCATGCAAAACGTTCTTGTTCAGTGTTTGCCTGATGAAGAACTCATGAACACTGGCCCTAGCCAATGCGGGAGAGGCCTGTAGATCCTTAGATGTTACCCTTTGGTTCTTTGTGACCTCCTGGAATATTATActccttgctcttggagtgattttGTTGGACGACCACTCCTGGGAAGAGTAACAATGGTGTTGAATTCCTTCCATTTGTACACCATGTACCTGACGGTGGATCAGTAGAGACCATACTCTTTAGAAATatagttttgtaaccttttccagcctggtgAGCATCAACAACTGTTTTTTCTGAGGTCCTGGGAAATCTCATTTGATCAAGGTGTGGCAAACTTCCACATACCGGTGTGGTGAAGACTAGACTTTGATAGTGAAGACCCAGGCTAGTGTTCTTTCAATAGGACAGGGCCTGCTAAACTCAAACCTGATTGTCACATACTTTTTCCAACAAAGACATTTACTCTTAGACCATGttgctcaataaataaatgaaaaggtgtattttttgtattatttgtttaactgggtttctCTTTATTTAGTTTTAAGACTTAGATGATAAATGTaagaaattctaaagggttctcaAACTTTCTAGCACCActgtatccatctatctatctatctatctatctatctatctatctatctatctatctatctatctatctatctatctgtctgtctgtctgtctgtctgtctgtctgtctgtctgtctgtctgtccatccatcctgcCATCCATACAGCCGTCCATCcacctgtctatccatctatacaTACATCcagtcatctgtctgtctatctgtttgtctgtctgtccatctgtccgtctgtccatccatccatccatccatccatccatccatccatccatccatccatccatccatccatccatccatccatctatgtgATTGGTCTGTTTCAGAGTTGATAAGACAAATTAATTTGAAAGTTTTTTTCTATTTGCTATCATGAGAGTGTATGCCAATAATTCACACTCATATGTTTGTGCGGAAAAAATAGGCAATATTATCTGAGGAACTGCAATTAAGCAGTGATTATCTGTGTATAAGTACAGTGTAGGACCCATGGATACTGTCTCTATTGAAGGTCGTCGTATTTTGAACATCAGTCAATACAGTATCAGTATTATCAGTATTGTCTAGTAACAGCTCAGCAATATTTTACTCCATTTTACAACTACAACAACTGCAAAGACTAGCTAGATAGCTACGTCCGTATGTAAATAAAGGAAAGACGGGAGAGGTTGAGGTTGTATGTttgacctttgtgtgtgtgtgtgtgtgtgtgtgtgtgtgtgtatctgtatgggTGCATGTAGGCTATGTGTGCTAGCTAGCATACAtgcatgaatatatatatatatacactcactggccactttattaggtacaccttgctagtaccgggttggacccccttttgccctcagaactgccttaatccttcatggcatagattcaacaaggtactggaaacattcctcagagagtttggtccatattgacatgatagcatcacgcagttgctgcagatttgtcggctgcacatccatgatgcgaatctcccggtccaccacatcccaaaggtgctctattggattgagatctggtgactgtggaggccatttgagtacagtgaactcattgtcatgttcaagaaaccagtctgagatgattcgagcgttatgacatggcgcgttatcctgctggaagtagccatcagaagatgggaacactgtggtcataaagggatggacatggtcagcaacaatactcaggtaggctgtggcgttgacacgatgctcaattggtactaaggggcccaaagtgtgccaagaaaatatcccccacaccattacaccaccaccaccagcctgaaccgttgatacaaggcaggatggatccatgctttcatgttgttgatgccaaattctgaccctaccatccgaatgtcgcagcagaaatcgagactgatcagaccaggcaacgtttttccaatcttctattgtccaattttggtgagcctgtgtgaattgtagcctcagtttcctgttcctagctgacaggagtggcacccggtgtggtcttctgctgctgtagcccatctgcctcaaggttcgacgtgttgtgcgttcagagatgctcttctgcatacctcggttgtaatgagtggtgatttgagttactgttgcctttctatcagctcgaaccagtctggccattctcctctgacctctggcatcaacaaggcattttcacccacagaactgccgctcactggatattttctcttttaccgaccattctctgtaaaccctagagatggttgtgcgtgaaaatcccagtagatcagcagtttctgaaatactcagaccagcccgtctggcaccaacaaccatgccacgttcaaagtcacttaaatcacctttcttccccattctgatgctcggtttgaactgcagcagattgtcttgaccatgtctacatgcctaaatgcattgagttgctgccatgtgattggctgattagaaatgtgcgttaacgagcagttggacaggtgtgtctaataaagtggccggtgagtgtatgtctgcAATGCATAGCACACACCTTTCTACCAACCTTTGCATTTGAGAGAAGGAATGATCGAATGACAGGCATGTTTGTATAAAAAATATAACATTTATTTTACAGCTACAAAAGTGAAAACATGTAACATTATTGTCACACTTCTCAATAAAATAGTAAAAAATACTGTCGACAAAAAATACACTATTGATACATTATGAAGCAGAGAAAACATAACAATTTGAGCTTTTAAATTAACTTAAACTGTACAAATATATACATCATTTACAACATCAACAATAGAAAAAGGAATGAAATCACAATTcttccagtcttttttttttccaaaacataATACATACTTTGTTCTTTCCTTCTGACCTGAATCAGTAAGAGTCATCACGTCTTCTTTTCGCTCAGTGCTGTGGCAAAGCCTCAAAGCACACCTGCTACGTTTGGTGTCTTAACCAAACCCCAAACCCAACACGCTTGCTTTCTTTCTCACCCTATTTCTACACGCTGGGCGGAAACTCTGACCTTTTCTTCACACTGGGAATGGGGGAACAACACAGAGACAAGGCTAACATTCAGGCCCGCAAGTGTTAGAGATGCgggttacatgcacacacacactcacacacaaggaCACATTCAGACCCGTTTCACAAGGGGAACACTGGCTTCCTGTGGTCTGCTTGCTCCCCCTGCAGCTGCTTAAGAGATTGCAGGTCTGGTCAGGGCTCTAGGGAATAGTGGGAGGGGCTaaatggggtaggggtggggGGAATATTAGTTACCCACCTCAATTAGAGAGGAGGTCAAAGTTATGGACACAGTTTTTGGACAaggcataaaaaaaaacaatggacGGGTTTATAAAAAAACAAAGGGGACGAGGCAGACAACCTGACAACAGGTTTGTCAGAATAGAAGTTCTAGTGCAGGATTCTCTCGGAGCTGCAGGGCAGCCCTCTGTCTGAACTGTATGAGGCCGGTTGTATCggccatgcaaaaaaaaaaaaaaagaaaaaaaaagcatagaCACTGACACAAGTGCCCGGGCTACAAACTTGCATGATGAAAAAATGTAAAACTcaaaaaaaaaggcagaaaacatatatagttttatatatatttagatataCTGAGCTGCAAAATGAGATGGAGTTCTGTTGTTTTTCAAGTCAAATGTTCTGAGTTGCTCTTTTGGTGGCTCACGCCATGTCTCCCATCATCTTCTTGTAATATATGGACTCGAAGATGTCGTTCTCCCCAGGGCAGTTGTGGTGGCAGGCGCAGGACTTGATGAACATCATGTGTTTCTTCATCACCTGTCCATCGGGGCATTTGAACTCCATGGGCAAGGTGGTGGTTCTGTGGGGAGTGCAGCAGCGGCCATCCAAGCAAACGCCACAGAACTTGGGCCTGTAGGATTTGGTGGTGGTGCAGCCAGAGATCTCGAACTTCATGGGCTTGGACACTCTGGGGGTGCGGATGCACTTTTTCCCCTTCTGTGAGAATGAATGAGAGAATAATATTTAAGCAGGTATTCTTCATTAATGTCTTTTAGTTTTAATGGCCCTGTGTTGGTGTCAGGATAAGAAGTGGTATTTCAACAAGACTCACCCTGAtactctgctccaggtgagattCACAGGGTCTGACCATGCACAGGCGGGTCTGTTTTTCCAGGCGGCATTCACGGTTATCGTTGGTGACTCTGGTGGAGATCCCAAGGCCACAAGTCTTCGAGCAGGCGCTCCATTCGGTAGTCTGAACCAGGCAGTTCTCTCTCATCATGGAAGGGTCTGGGCCAaatgtctcttcctctctgtagGCTGGAAATACAGGGAGAAACATGTTAAAAAACCGCCCTGATATGCTCATGGTGTACAACTGCAATAGTGGTGACAGTCTGTGGAACCAGTAATCTACACTTCAACAAGTGCAATATGTTTAAATGATCATGTTTCCTGCTCGCATTTGAATCACTGGTGAACTATCATTAGCACAGTAGTCATAGAATCGTATTCATTCTACAAAGATTATGACAGCAGTACAAGGAATTGCAAATACTTCTTGAGGCAATTTGGGATATGAATAACACTAACTCACCAGCCAAGGCAGAGCCCATGAAGCTGTGTGTGTAGGGAGAATCACACACCCACTCCTCACAGCACTTCCCTGGCACCTTGACGCGTCTTGGCATGGGGCAGTCGGGGCTGGGCAGCCGGATGTCCATGGAACACAGAGGGACGCAGCCCACAGCCCCATCCAGACAGGTACACTGGTACTTGCAGCTGCTCTGGAAAGTCTCTCCACTCTTATACACCATGCCTCCAAACACACAGGTGGCACGGTCTTTGGCTGCGGAGGGAGAATTACACAAAAACGTCAGGATTTAGCACTTACCCAGATATCCTTGTTTTAAACGATATTGTGTGGGTTAAGAATTGTTatttgctaatatatatatatatatatatatatatatatatatatatatatatatatatatggaaataACAGATAAACTTCCACGTGAGCCCCAGGTGTAAGAGCTAATTTAAACCTCAGTGGAAATTGCAGCCATTCGTGTTCTACAGGAATTGTTGGTAGCAGCTCACCTGTGCAGACTCCTATCCGCCTGTTAGCAGGAGCTCCAAAGTCACAGTGGAGGCCTTTGTGTGGGTCGCAGACGTCTCTCTCGGTGCAGAGTTCCCCCATCTGCTTGGCACACACCCTGCAGCAGCCACAGCTATCCAACACTAGGCTAACGCCTGGGGGGCACTGGGGGGGTGTCGATGGGCAAGTACACTGGCCAGTGCACTCCTGACCCGCAGCCTGGACAGAGGACAAACATAGATATGAAATGAGATAAGTTAGCTTAGATGAAATTACACAGACACTCTGGTTACCAGACTCCTGACCTGAATACACAGACCAGCTCAGAGCCCAACATATTGCACAGGGCTGCTGAATACATTTTATTATTCCTGAAATGAGGCTTTCATGCACATGGTCTGACAGCTGTATTGGTTTACGATCCTCTTGGCTATCGATGAAATTATACTGCAGTGTGTGACAACAGCTCACACCACCAACAGAGAGATGTTGCATTCCCTGTAGTTACTATACTTCATATTTGGGGCAATTGTTTTTCAAACTTACCAGGTAGGAGAGCATCATGCACAAGAAAGGCAGCAAAAAAGCTTTGTTCATTCCAGCAGACATTTTCTTTTcctctttagaaaaaaaaaagtattcagaTTCTTCCAAAAATCTTCGTAGGAAATTCTTCCTTTTAGTCTCAAGAGTTTGAATTTAGAGCTGCGGAGCGCCACTGGTTTTCTGGTTTTTCTGATCAAGGTGATCTCGTTGTCGGGGTTGTCTTCCGCAGTTTCTCCGTACCTCCGGTCTCGCTCTGTTTTCTTGCTTTCTTGGTCAAAGCTAGAGTTTAGCTTCAGTAGAGGACTTGTTCTGATTTCTGACTGGGGAGCTGAGCTCTCTTTATACTCGCTGGCTGTGCAGCACGTCACTGGGGGCTGAATGGAGAGTCAGCCTTAGACAAACATGGACATACTTGGCATTCTTTCCTTGCTTCCTGCCCCCCACTCCAGACATCCCACATTCCTGCCGTCTGAAGGCAAGCTCTGCTGCTCAGCCAAACAACACTGTGTCTCTTAGACCAGCTTTCATCTGGAATGGGAGGTTAAGTCTGGTTAGAGGCCTGGGACCCCACACTGGGAATTCCTGAAGACTGACTTCACAAACAGACAGCTGGTGCCTATAAATATtatagcaaaaaaaacaaaaaaaaagttcactGATATAACACATTTCAAAAGCAGTAGTACGAGGGGTTTCATATCAAGTATAAGTAAAACAGGATATTTATTTTAAATACTTTATATGTGGAGGAAAA includes:
- the ccn2a gene encoding CCN family member 2a; the protein is MSAGMNKAFLLPFLCMMLSYLAAGQECTGQCTCPSTPPQCPPGVSLVLDSCGCCRVCAKQMGELCTERDVCDPHKGLHCDFGAPANRRIGVCTAKDRATCVFGGMVYKSGETFQSSCKYQCTCLDGAVGCVPLCSMDIRLPSPDCPMPRRVKVPGKCCEEWVCDSPYTHSFMGSALAAYREEETFGPDPSMMRENCLVQTTEWSACSKTCGLGISTRVTNDNRECRLEKQTRLCMVRPCESHLEQSIRKGKKCIRTPRVSKPMKFEISGCTTTKSYRPKFCGVCLDGRCCTPHRTTTLPMEFKCPDGQVMKKHMMFIKSCACHHNCPGENDIFESIYYKKMMGDMA